One Triticum dicoccoides isolate Atlit2015 ecotype Zavitan chromosome 4B, WEW_v2.0, whole genome shotgun sequence genomic window carries:
- the LOC119296139 gene encoding cleavage and polyadenylation specificity factor subunit 7-like → MTGVRGSRLKNRPPARLQASGAPAAGLIPILIPCQKSPEAPPLPPAVDQRNRGHLLPPRPPLPPRARRRRPTSVLPEPVRAPPRRELRPPRTTLVGKPRINLIATVPSQSGRCLPPLKLVTVAPPVNKNSGAHASASASAAGRARASASPCSRWSSSCCCFPAFEFFSEEVTVQHKHFNTATFVCKNKLMFLGHHQNKLKQDSIH, encoded by the exons ATGACAGGCGTGCGCGGCTCGCGCTTGAAGAATCGGCCGCCGGCGAGGCTACAGGCCAGTGGAGCTCCAGCCGCCGGCCTGATCCCGATCCTTATCCCCTGCCAAAAATCTCCTGAAGCTCCTCCGCTGCCTCCGGCCGTGGATCAACGGAATCGAGGCCATCTCCTCCCACCACGACCGCCGCTGCCCCCACGAGCTCGACGCCGACGGCCGACCTCAGTCCTCCCCGAGCCAGTCCGAGCTCCCCCGCGCCGAGAGCTACGCCCGCCTCGAACCACGCTTGTCGGAAAGCCACGAATCAACTTAATCGCCACCGTCCCCTCCCAATCCGGTCGCTGCTTGCCGCCGCTGAAGCTCGTCACGGTAGCTCCTCCGGTAAACAAAAACAGCGGCGCTcatgcttctgcttctgcttctgcagCCGGTCGAGCTCGTGCTTCTGCTTCTCCCTGCAGCCGGTGGAGCTcgagctgctgctgcttccctgCCTTCGAGTTCTTCTCTGAAGAAGTTacag TTCAGCACAAACATTTCAACACTGCAACGTTTGTATGCAAGAATAAATTGATGTTTCTAGGACACCACCAGAATAAATTGAAACAAGATAGCATTCATTAG